In Lepus europaeus isolate LE1 chromosome 19, mLepTim1.pri, whole genome shotgun sequence, the genomic window AGGCCAAGCCCACGAGtctggggctggcaggagggCACAAGGAGACGCGGGAGCGGAGCATGTCGGAGACGGGCACTGCCGCTGCCCCTGGGGGTCAGTCAGCCCCTTGGCTCTCCcaccctgccacctccctccctgaGAGCTGCCAGTGACACCCTTGCTTGCTCGCCCCTCCGCCCCAGaagctgctctctgctctgttgCTTTTATCTGAGGACACTTAGTGATGAGGGAACTGGCAGTGGTTTCACgtggaggagccagggagggCCCGACAGCAGTCTCCGTGTCCACTGCCATTTATTTGAGCATTTGCTACGTACCAGGCACCATGGGGAACCTAGTGTCTAGTACTCAAAAATACCCTATTTCCATTTGAGGACGTAATCTCATTTGCTTAAAGTCACAGACTCAGTGACTTGCCCCTTCAGAAGTTACGCGCTCCAGCGTGGCTGGCTCCCCGGACCGTCACTGGCATCGCTGCCGTTCAGGGCCCCTTCCGCTGCTGCCGTGCTGCTGCTCAAGGCTGTCTGGCATGCCTGGCAGTGTTCTGGGTGCTTCTCTGGAATGATCCTGCAGTTCTGTGACTGGGGATGTCGCTGCCTCTGTCACATGAGGGCACTGCGGGTCCTACAGGCCTGTGCTCAGCTGGCCAGTCCCCGGGTGCCTCTCTGTGGCCCCGCAGGGCAGGTACAGCGGGCGGGAGATGCTGCTCTGGTgcgtgttttctgtttttttctccttccagCAGGTGGCTCAGGAATCCCATCggtcctctgtgtctgtgtgtgggtggttTGGCCAGTCCAGGTGCTGGCGTGAGGCTTCTTGACTGTGACCGCCACCCCCTCTACTTTCCAGTGTCCTCTGAGCTCCTGTCCGTCGCAGCCCAGACACTCCTGAGCTCGGACACCAAGGCTGCAGGCAACAGCACGTGTGGGCCAGAACGGCTGCATGCTGGCGGGGGACCTGGCTCGGCCCGGCCCCGAGCATTCTCCCACAGTGGGGTGCATGGCCTGGATGGTGGGGAAGTGGACAGCCAGGCACTGCAGGAACTGACTCAGGTCTGGGGGGCAGGCCACtaggggggtgggcagagagaggtGCCCAAGGCAACAGCCCCAGCTGAACTCTCCCTGCCCACTTGTCTGCAGATGGTGTCAGGTCCTGCATCATACTCTGGCCCGAAGCCTTCCACTCAgtatggagctccaggcccctttGCAGCCCCTGGGGAAGGAGGTGCGTTGGCGGCCAGTGGACGCCCTCCACTGCTGCCCACCCGCGCTTCTCGTTCCCAGCGCGCAGCCAGTGAGGACATGACCAGTGACGAGGAGCGCATGGTCATTTGCGAGGAGGAAGGCGATGATGATGTCATTGGTGAGTGGTGCAGGGACCAGCAGGCCAAGGTTCAAAGGGTGGCAGAAGAGGGTGGGCTCCCAttcctgctgctgtgtgtgtgtgtgtgtgtgagagagagagagtgttgcaGACACAGGCCTTGTTGAATAAACCCAGCccttctcttggaagcccccAGCTTGGTGGGAATCCCAGAGGACCAGGGGGCATGGCTAGACCATCAGGCACAGGGCGAGGTGCTCTTAGCCGCGTGctgctgggctcctgcactggGCAGACAGAGCCCTCGGGCCGAGGAGTGGTCCTCCTAGATGGCACACTTCCTGTCTGCTCAgggcaggacccaggctccagatTTGCCCACACTGTCCCCTCTGCTCTCAGCTGACGATGGCTTTGGCACCACTGACATTGATCTCAAGTGCAAGGAGCGGGTGACCGACAGTGAGAGTGGAGACAGCTCTGGGGAAGACCCAGAGGGCAACAAGGTGAGGGCATGGAACATGGCTCTTCCCATCATACTCACTATCGGGTACACTTGGCAGAAGGGGAGGCCGAGGTCACAGGCAGGGTGAATTGAGGCCTCAGCTGGCGGGAGTGCAGGCTTAGGCTGGCCTGGGTGACCGCATGGTGCCGGTGCTCTCCTGATGTGGATCTGGctttcccttttccttccatCCAGGGCTTTGGTCGGAAGGTGTTCTCACCTGTGATCCGTTCCTCCTTTACCCACTGCCGTCCCACACTGGActctgagccccctgggcccccGGATCCACCTGCAGCCTTCGGCAAAGGCTACTGTCCCACCccgtcctcctcttcctcctcttcggCTGCCGCCTCAACCTCAGCAGCTGCCTCCTTCCCACTGGGCTCAGGAAGCTTCAAGGGACAGGAATCTGGTCCGGGCAGCACAGCAGGCCCACTCCGGCCTCcaccccctggggctgggggcccagcAACTCCTTCCAAGGCCACCCGGTTCCTCCCGACGGATCCTGCCACTTTTCGACGGAAGAGACCTGAAAGTGTGGGGGGCCTGGAGCCACCAGGTCCCTCAGTCATTGCAGCGCCtcccagtgggggagggggcatccTACAGACACTGGTCCTACCCCCAAACAAGGAAGagcgggagggcagtggagcccGCGTGCCCTCAGCCCCAACCCCATCACTGGGTTATggggccccagcagcccctctgTCCCGCCCTGCTGCCACCATGGTCACCAATGTGGTGCGGCCGGTCAGTAGCACGCCTGTGCCCATCGCCTCTAAGCCCTTCCCCACTGCTGGCAGGGCCGAGGCATCTCCAAATGACACAGCAGGTGCCAGAACTGAAATGGGCACAGGGTCCCGGGTGCCTGGGGGCTCCCCGCTAGGTGTCAGCCTAGTGTATTCAGACAAAAAGTCAACAGCAGCCACCTCACCAGCCCCACACTTGGTGGCTGGACCCCTACTGGGCACTGTGGGGAAGGCACCTGCCACTGTCACCAACCTGCTGGTGGGTACTCCAGGCTATGGGGCCCCGGCACCCCCAGCTGTCCAGTTCATTGCCCAGGGGGCCCCTGGCAGTGGGACCACTTCGGGCTcaggagcaggtgctgggagTGGCCCTAATGGGCCAGTTCCCCTGGGCATCCTGCAACCAGGTGCCCTGGGCAAGGCTGGAGGTATCACCCAGGTGCAGTACATCCTGCCCACGCTGCCCCAGCAGCTTCAAGTGGcacctgccccagcaccagcccctgggaccAAGGCAGCGGCTCCCAGCGGCCCTGCGCCCACCACCAGCATCCGTTTCACCCTCCCGCCGGGCACCTCCACCAACGGCAAGGTCCTGGCCGCCACTGCACCCACTCCTGGCATCCCTATCCTGCAGTCTGTAccctccgccccaccccccaaaggtgaggcctgggctgggcagcgCAAGGAGAGGGGCCACAGGCCTGTTGGGCTCGCttgtaacttttcctttcttgCCTCTTAACTTCCAGCCCAGTCAGTTTCTCCcgtgcaggccccgcccccaggtggCTCAGCCCAGCTGCTACCTGGGAAGGTACTAGTGCCCCTGGCCGCCCCTAGCATGTCAGTGCGGGGCGGAGGGGCTGGCCAGCCACTGCCCCTGGTGAGCCCGCCCTTTTCAGTCCCTGTGCAGAACGGCGCCCAGACGCCCAGCAAGGTAAGGGCATCCTAgcctttccttcctcctgctggttGTTGGTCCCTGTGTCGTCCCTTCCTTCAGTCTCTGGTCTGTCTTGGGACGCTCTCTCGCCATCATCTTTGATGTCTCTGTGAATCCTGTCTCCCTTGGTATCTCccccttgctctctctgtcccaGCCTCTGCCACTGTCCTCTTTCTCATCCCATTCTGATTCCCAGTTCTTTGTTTCTTGCCTTTGGTTAGGaccccccctgcccccacctatCTCAGTCCTCTCTGGGCCCAGCTTACCCCAGCCCATGGCTGCTCTTGCCCGTAGATCATCCAGCTAACCCCAGTGTCTGTGAGCACACCCAGCGGCCTGGGGCCGCCCCTGAGCCCAGCCACGCTTCCCGGGCCCACCTCACAGCCCCAGAAGGTTCTGCTGCCCTCTTCCACAAGGTAAGCAAAGTTGAGCCCTCACCTGGAGGCCGTGGgaggggtgaggtgaggtgaggttgCTCACCTCATTCCACCCCCTTTTCTCTTCTGTGGCAGAATCACCTACGTGCAGTCAGCGGGTGGGCACGCGCTGCCCCTGGGCACCAGCCCCGCATCCAGTCAGGCTGGAGCAGTCACCTCGTACGGGCCCACGAGCTCTGTAGCTCTAGGCTTCACCTCGCTAGGGCCCAGCGGCCCTGCTTTCGTGCAGCCCCTGCTCTCAGGTGAGGGGCGGCCTGGCAGACAATGCTGGGGACCCAGGGTCGACCGAGGCAGCCTGGGCCCTAGCTTGGTCCCTGACTCACTCTTTCTCCTCAGCAGGCCAAGCcccactgctggctcctggccaggtgGGCGTGTCGcctgtgcccagcccccagctgcctcctgcctgcacAGCCCCTGGAGGTCCTGTCATAACGGCATTTTACCCTGGCAGCCCTGCACCCTCCTCCTCAGCACccctggcccagccatcccaGGCCCCCCCGAGCCTGGTCTACACTGTGGCCACCAGCACCACCCCGCCAGCCGCCACCATTCTGCCCAAGGGCccaccagctcctgccactgctcCCACAAGTCCTTTCCCTAGTGCCACAGGTAGGTGTGAGACCCACCCAGAACAGGGCGAGTTGGGGCCCAGGGGATGGGCACCAGTTGGGCCTGGCTCAGCAAAGGCTCTTCTCCCCTGTGGCAGGTTCCATGACCTACAGCTTAGTGGCCCCCAAGGCCCAGCGGCCCAGCCCAAAGGCCCCCCAGAAAGTGAAGGCCGCCATCGCCAGCATTCCCGTGGGCTCCTTTGAAGCAGGTGCCTCCGGGCGGCCTGGCCCTGCACCCCGGCAGCCTCTGGAACCTGGCCCGGTCCGTGAGCCGACTGTTCTAGAGCCTGAGCTTGAGGGGCAGCCCACCCCACCGGCCCCTCCACCACCCCCAGAGACCTGGACTCCCACAGCCCGGAGCAGCCCCCCGCCACCCCTACCTGCTGAGGAACGGCCCAGCGCCAAGGGCCCTGAGACCGTGGTGAGCACCCGAGGCTCTGCTGTCCCTCAGTCTGCTGTCTTTGCTTTCGGCTCGCTCTTCCCTCAACCGTGTGTGTTGGATGCTTTCCCACCTGGCGTCTGGACCTTCTCCAGGGGTCCGTGTTGGGCTGTCTCAGCTTAGTCTTGTTCCTGGTCTTTGCCCCAGTGAGTCTGAGTCTGGGTCTTCATCTCCCTGCTCGTCCCCTCCACAGGCCAGCAAATTCCCCAGCTCATCTTCAGACTGGCGCATCCCTGGGCCGGGCCTGGAGAGTCGTGGGGAGCCTCCCACCCcgcccagtccagccccagctccagctgcaacctctgggagcagcagtgagggAAGCAGCGGGAGGGTGGCCGGGGACACCCCTGAGCGGAAGGAGGCAGCCGGTGCTGGCAAGAAGGTGAAGGTGCGGCCCCCGCCCCTGAAGAAGACCTTTGATTCCGTGGACAAgtgagcaggggctgggagccttGGCGGAGTGCTCGGGGTTGGGGGAGCAGAaacccacaggcagaggcagtggaGGTGACCCTGCCGACTCTCCAGCAGGGTCCTGTCGGAGGTGGACTTCGAAGAGCGCTTTGCGGAGCTTCCAGAGTTTCGGCCTGAGGAGGTGCTGCCCTCGCCCaccctgcagtccctggccacctCGCCCAGGGCCATCCTGGGCTCTTACCGCAAGAAGAGGAAGAACTCTACGGGTAGGCGACCGTGGGCACCTGCGCTGGGAAGGGGAAGGGTGGGGCTGTCTCCACTGAGCCTGCTTCTGTGTGAGCAGACCTGGACTCGGCGCCCGAGGACCCCACCTCACCCAAGCGCAAGATGAGAAGACGCTCCAGCTGCAGCTCGGAGCCCAACACCCCCAAGAGTGCCAAGTGCGAGGGGGACATCTTCACCTTCGACCGGACAGGTCAGGGCCTGCAAGAGGGGTGGGCTCCCGAGGCTTACCAGCGTCCTTGATTGCCACAGGGACCTTGGGGGAAGTAGCATCCCTTGAGGGCGTGGCTGGACACCCGAGTGGCAGCCAgggggcccaggctgctgcagtaGCCTTGGCTGTGCTGCTTTGTCCGAGCAGGCACAGAAGCGGAGGATGTGCTCGGGGAGCTGGAG contains:
- the CIC gene encoding protein capicua homolog isoform X4; protein product: MYSAHRPLMPASGAASRGLGMFVWTNVEPRSVAVFPWHSLVPFLAPSQPDPSVQPSEAQQPASHPVASNQSKEPAESAAVAHEQPPGGTGNADPGRPPGATCPESPGPGPPHTLGVVEPGKGPPPTTEEEASGPPGEPRLDSETESDHDDAFLSIMSPEMQLPLPPGKRRTQSLSALPKERDSSSEKDGRSPNKREKDHIRRPMNAFMIFSKRHRALVHQRHPNQDNRTVSKILGEWWYALGPKEKQKYHDLAFQVKEAHFKAHPDWKWCNKDRKKSSSEAKPTSLGLAGGHKETRERSMSETGTAAAPGVSSELLSVAAQTLLSSDTKAAGNSTCGPERLHAGGGPGSARPRAFSHSGVHGLDGGEVDSQALQELTQMVSGPASYSGPKPSTQYGAPGPFAAPGEGGALAASGRPPLLPTRASRSQRAASEDMTSDEERMVICEEEGDDDVIADDGFGTTDIDLKCKERVTDSESGDSSGEDPEGNKGFGRKVFSPVIRSSFTHCRPTLDSEPPGPPDPPAAFGKGYCPTPSSSSSSSAAASTSAAASFPLGSGSFKGQESGPGSTAGPLRPPPPGAGGPATPSKATRFLPTDPATFRRKRPESVGGLEPPGPSVIAAPPSGGGGILQTLVLPPNKEEREGSGARVPSAPTPSLGYGAPAAPLSRPAATMVTNVVRPVSSTPVPIASKPFPTAGRAEASPNDTAGARTEMGTGSRVPGGSPLGVSLVYSDKKSTAATSPAPHLVAGPLLGTVGKAPATVTNLLVGTPGYGAPAPPAVQFIAQGAPGSGTTSGSGAGAGSGPNGPVPLGILQPGALGKAGGITQVQYILPTLPQQLQVAPAPAPAPGTKAAAPSGPAPTTSIRFTLPPGTSTNGKVLAATAPTPGIPILQSVPSAPPPKAQSVSPVQAPPPGGSAQLLPGKVLVPLAAPSMSVRGGGAGQPLPLVSPPFSVPVQNGAQTPSKIIQLTPVSVSTPSGLGPPLSPATLPGPTSQPQKVLLPSSTRITYVQSAGGHALPLGTSPASSQAGAVTSYGPTSSVALGFTSLGPSGPAFVQPLLSAGQAPLLAPGQVGVSPVPSPQLPPACTAPGGPVITAFYPGSPAPSSSAPLAQPSQAPPSLVYTVATSTTPPAATILPKGPPAPATAPTSPFPSATGSMTYSLVAPKAQRPSPKAPQKVKAAIASIPVGSFEAGASGRPGPAPRQPLEPGPVREPTVLEPELEGQPTPPAPPPPPETWTPTARSSPPPPLPAEERPSAKGPETVASKFPSSSSDWRIPGPGLESRGEPPTPPSPAPAPAATSGSSSEGSSGRVAGDTPERKEAAGAGKKVKVRPPPLKKTFDSVDNRVLSEVDFEERFAELPEFRPEEVLPSPTLQSLATSPRAILGSYRKKRKNSTDLDSAPEDPTSPKRKMRRRSSCSSEPNTPKSAKCEGDIFTFDRTGTEAEDVLGELEYEKVPYSSLRRTLDQRRALVMQLFQDHGFFPSAQATAAFQARYADIFPSKVCLQLKIREVRQKIMQAATPTEQPPGAEAPLPVPPPAGSAAAPAPTPSPAGGPDPTSPGSDSGTAQAAPPLPPPPEPGPGQPGWEGASQTSPPPPGPSTAATGR
- the CIC gene encoding protein capicua homolog isoform X5; translated protein: MYSAHRPLMPASGAASRGLGMFVWTNVEPRSVAVFPWHSLVPFLAPSQPDPSVQPSEAQQPASHPVASNQSKEPAESAAVAHEQPPGGTGNADPGRPPGATCPESPGPGPPHTLGVVEPGKGPPPTTEEEASGPPGEPRLDSETESDHDDAFLSIMSPEMQLPLPPGKRRTQSLSALPKERDSSSEKDGRSPNKREKDHIRRPMNAFMIFSKRHRALVHQRHPNQDNRTVSKILGEWWYALGPKEKQKYHDLAFQVKEAHFKAHPDWKWCNKDRKKSSSEAKPTSLGLAGGHKETRERSMSETGTAAAPGVSSELLSVAAQTLLSSDTKAAGNSTCGPERLHAGGGPGSARPRAFSHSGVHGLDGGEVDSQALQELTQMVSGPASYSGPKPSTQYGAPGPFAAPGEGGALAASGRPPLLPTRASRSQRAASEDMTSDEERMVICEEEGDDDVIADDGFGTTDIDLKCKERVTDSESGDSSGEDPEGNKGFGRKVFSPVIRSSFTHCRPTLDSEPPGPPDPPAAFGKGYCPTPSSSSSSSAAASTSAAASFPLGSGSFKGQESGPGSTAGPLRPPPPGAGGPATPSKATRFLPTDPATFRRKRPESVGGLEPPGPSVIAAPPSGGGGILQTLVLPPNKEEREGSGARVPSAPTPSLGYGAPAAPLSRPAATMVTNVVRPVSSTPVPIASKPFPTAGRAEASPNDTAGARTEMGTGSRVPGGSPLGVSLVYSDKKSTAATSPAPHLVAGPLLGTVGKAPATVTNLLVGTPGYGAPAPPAVQFIAQGAPGSGTTSGSGAGAGSGPNGPVPLGILQPGALGKAGGITQVQYILPTLPQQLQVAPAPAPAPGTKAAAPSGPAPTTSIRFTLPPGTSTNGKVLAATAPTPGIPILQSVPSAPPPKAQSVSPVQAPPPGGSAQLLPGKVLVPLAAPSMSVRGGGAGQPLPLVSPPFSVPVQNGAQTPSKIIQLTPVSVSTPSGLGPPLSPATLPGPTSQPQKVLLPSSTRITYVQSAGGHALPLGTSPASSQAGAVTSYGPTSSVALGFTSLGPSGPAFVQPLLSAGQAPLLAPGQVGVSPVPSPQLPPACTAPGGPVITAFYPGSPAPSSSAPLAQPSQAPPSLVYTVATSTTPPAATILPKGPPAPATAPTSPFPSATGSMTYSLVAPKAQRPSPKAPQKVKAAIASIPVGSFEAGASGRPGPAPRQPLEPGPVREPTVLEPELEGQPTPPAPPPPPETWTPTARSSPPPPLPAEERPSAKGPETVASKFPSSSSDWRIPGPGLESRGEPPTPPSPAPAPAATSGSSSEGSSGRVAGDTPERKEAAGAGKKVKVRPPPLKKTFDSVDKVLSEVDFEERFAELPEFRPEEVLPSPTLQSLATSPRAILGSYRKKRKNSTDLDSAPEDPTSPKRKMRRRSSCSSEPNTPKSAKCEGDIFTFDRTGTEAEDVLGELEYEKVPYSSLRRTLDQRRALVMQLFQDHGFFPSAQATAAFQARYADIFPSKVCLQLKIREVRQKIMQAATPTEQPPGAEAPLPVPPPAGSAAAPAPTPSPAGGPDPTSPGSDSGTAQAAPPLPPPPEPGPGQPGWEGASQTSPPPPGPSTAATGR